The following DNA comes from Nymphalis io chromosome 20, ilAglIoxx1.1, whole genome shotgun sequence.
CACATATCAGAGTgagtaacctaacctaacctaacctaacctaacctaacctaacctaacctaacctaacctaacctaacctaacctaacctaacctaacctaacctaacctaacctaacctaacctaacctaacctaacctaacctaacctaacctactaacctaacctaacctaacctacctaacctaacctaacctaacctaacctaacctaacctaacctaacctaacctaacctaacctaacctaacctaacctaacctaacctaacctaacctaacctaacctaacctaacctaacctaacctaacctaacctaacctaacctaacctaacctaacctaacctaacctaacctacctaacctaacctaacctaacctaacctaacctaacctaacctaacctaacctaacctaacctaacctaacctaacctaacctaacctaacctaacctaacctaacctaacctaacctaacctaacctaacctaacctaacctaacctaacctaacctaacctaacctaacctaacctaacctacctaacctaacctaacctaactaacctaacctacctaacctaacctaacctaacctaacctaacctaacctaacctaacctaacctaacctaacctaacctaacctaacctaacctaacctaacctaacctacctaacctaacctaacctaacctaacctaacctaacctaacctaacctaacctaacctaacctaacctaacctacctacctacctacctacctacctacctacctacctaccctacctacctacctacctacctacctacctacctacctacctacctacctacctacctacctacctacctacctacctacctacctacctacctacctacctacctacctacctacctacctacctacctacctacctacctacctacctacctacctacctacctacctacctacctacctacctacctacctacctacctacctacctacctacctacctacctacctacctacctacctacctacctacctacctacctacctacctacctacctacctacctacctacctacctacctacctacctacctacctacctacctacctacctacctacctacctacctacctacctacctacctacctacctacctacctacctacctacctacctacctacctaccaccATGCGCTTTACATTTTTACTGTCGTAAAACGTACGTAGAGACAAGTACATTCTGTCGATGTTTCTAGTACTAGTATCTTTCTAATTTCATGTGACTCGACGAATTGAATGGCTACTAGTATAGCTGTGGATTCCCCAGTAAATACAGCTAATTGAGGAGggcatttgaaatttaaaaaaaaaaaaaaaaagtgctgcactagccgcctccgccttgccagcccgcaagatgcctcttcacgcctcgttgaacacgtgagctgataaggaattccactttttggaagtgcgacaaagaaaggaattgccaaatttctttgttcgcgatggaattgatgtcacagaaGGAAAGAAGAGAAGAAGGAAGGGGGGAAGCAGAAAAGAGAGagtaattcctcagagcactcgccgtgatacagtcgataaaaAGCGCTCAGCGCTACTATCTCTCGACGTaattgtaaaggttcgagggtgtttgtgacctttacgtcaccaataatgcggaccgcacgtcgctgcaaccgatccaaggcctgcagtaggtacttagcggagccatcccaaaggtgcgagcaatattccacgcaagaccgtacctgtgttttgtacaacaggcacagttgttgtggcgtgaaaaaaaaaaaaacgccgcaccttgttcagaactcggagtttccgtgaagctgtttttataacagcctcgatgtaatcccttggactaaggtcgcagcaaACGTCAATCctcagcatggcgattttgctttgcatcaccagcgaaGTACCACaaagggagggaagaggggataacgttgactttttcgctgtgagagcgcatacctgtgttgtcttggcattaaactcaacaagattatcataccatttggcgatgagctctaaggcctctgcctcgaatccgcgggcagcggggcggcggcggcggcggcgcgggagcggcaggatcttacgcgtataatcaaatggaccggccctcgaatacagcggtgcaggagcggcgcgggggcgggcaacgagctgtgcactccagtcaagcggtgaccgcccgcgttgcgcgtctgcattgtaggtatagtgttgtacatttttttttgtgacgtatcaaaatgtcttcggacgtgcaagagctaattatttcggcaatctttgaaaggacacccatatggaacagcaaacatgtgaaccataaaaatagaagaataattaaccaattatgggaagaaataaaaaacgaaCTGAATATTgaaggtaaatataaaaatgatttattatgtcaaatacaatatttattatgttttacaaattaattagtaactaatgcgattatttacaaaatattctttGAATTTTTCACGTATATATTGTGCTTGATAAGACGGACGTCTTATCAAgcacaatattttgtttgtaatcgtGGGCGTTTGTTTGTAATCGTGTTTGTATTCTTTGTTGATTCGTATTGACAGTAATATAGGCAATATCATTATTACCGTCCTTATCTCGGATAATGTTATGCAACAAACAGCAAGTTTTGATGAGTAATCTTGCGTGACATCTGTTTGTCTCTATGGGTGATCTGAAAATATGCCACTTGGATCTTAAAATTCCGAAAGCACACTCAATAGTCTTTCGAGCCCGCGATAATCGCTTATTAAATAACTCATTTTGTGCATTAAGTACGCTTTGAGGATAAGGTCGCATCAAATAGGTTTTGAGTGGATATCCTTCATCTCCAATAAAAACCATTGGTAGAATGGTATCTGATCTGGGTACATACTGTGGACGGGGTATATTGAAGTTATTACTTTGAAGTAAATGGTTCAAATTAGAGTAATGGAATGTCCCTGCATCGCTTTGTTTTCCTCTTCCTCCAACTTCTATACAAATGAATCTTTTGTCAGCATCCGCGACCGCTTGCAAGTGCATCGAaaagaaatgtttataattataatgcgaTGATCCAGCAAACTTAGGATTTTTTAATCGACAATGTTTGCCATCTATAGCTCCGATGCAATTAGGAAATTGCCATTTTTCATAGTATTTTtccgttatttttttcaataaatcttCTGTCGGTTTCGGCATATGTAAATATACCAAATTTTTCCATATAGCTCTACAAGTGCTATAAACTATGTTGGCCACCGTTGTTTTTCCCATTCTGAATGACAACGACAGTCTTTTGAAAGGCTGCCCACTCGCCAAAAACCTGATAATTAAAGCATAGGTATGATAaagttatgtatgtaataaatagtcTGTTCATTCTTTTGTTTCAGTGAccgatttaaagaaaaaatggaaaaatataaaagatcaCTATATGAATGATGAAGTTGTACCAAATATTACTGAGGGTAATTTAAGCAGTACTGAAGTAAGTAATCAGATAAGTAACGATTCTTTTGAGATAGAAGACATCTCTGAAGAAAGCTCTCAAGAAAATACAACCGGTCATGATGAAGAATCTTCTATTTATCCACAACAAACTTCTACATCCTCACAAGAGGCTCCTGTTTCTTCTCCAGAAGCTTCTACATCATCGCAAGAAACTTCTACGCCTTCAAGAGAAGCGTCTACTTCACAACGATcaagaaaaaagaaaacagcGAATGACATAAGAACTGAATTTTTAGAATTGGAAAGGAAAAGGATAAGACTGCTGGAAAATgatttatcaaatcaaaatagaAACGAGGCTTCTAGACATGAGAATAAGTCAGAAGACTACTACTTTTTTATGAGTTTGCTTCCACAAATGGAAAAATTCACACCAGTACAAAAGTTTAGAGTAAGACAAAAAATTAATCAAGCTCTTCTAGATGAGTTAAGTGTAAATGAAAGCATGTACCCTTCTAATGAATCATATAGGTATGGGTATAGTACTCAACACTAGGTATATCAATCTTATAATGAAAATACTGTCAACAAATAACAAAACTGTGATTCAAATAACTAATCATCGTACAAATGAGAACTGTGATTTTAGAGATAAATGTACTAATGTAactgtgattttttttagttataagatTAGAATATGCGTGGAATAATACTGAACACTAGGTATGTCaaccttataataaaaatactgtcAATGAGTAAGAAAactgtgattttaaaaataaatgacaaactGTTATGTTACTTATTTCATacgaaatgtttttatataataaatgttttcgccaaagataaataattaaggcTGATTAGTGTGTAgtaggtatttaattaaaatgattgtaCCTGGGAACTTAAGACCGATGCCAAACTATTTACTAAATTAGTGCAACACAATTTCCTTTTTGAAACcatcaataaatacaattacaaattacaatttcGTTGTTTTACTTACTCAAGCGTCAAGTATAATTTTTCTTCTGGAGATATACCTCTAAATCGTTTTGGATTAATTCCAGACTCTAAATCACTCTTGATAGTTTCAAGAATATAGTCAAAAGTTTCTACACTCATTCTGGTGtagtcgtagaatttgtcgggattttgtctctgttcttcataatttcgataaaactcgccatttattttccttgccctatagtagggatccacttcttcttttgcccacaataaatcgagcgttaggaataaatttgaatcaaacagatgtcgccgtttttcagacatttcgttcgcgaataaaaacaaatatctcgacaacacaaccacgaacacaacactacaccgctatagtgccgcgcgatctgcccgctagtttggagaacaggtatgcgttgcccgccccgctgccgcgccgccgccgccgccgccccgctgcccgcaaaattcgaggcagaggcctaacgtcctatcgagttcaatgacaagatccttccgcctctcctcaatttccactcgcccagccactgcgcgtccgtggtatccaccatgcactgtactatcaccgcatagcaatgtatgttcccaagcgTATCATTGATATGCTCTCGCTAAAGAAAGAGTGTGAGAGATAGCACAGATctctgggggaccccagcattcactacatagaattgtgaagcgcaaccatctactaaaacacgaaggctacgcttgtgtaggaagctggcaatccaggtgcatagctgagcaggcagaccatatgccggcagcttggagagaagacttctgtgccagaccctgtcgaaagccttggagatatcgagactgacagccaacgattctccatgcttgtctatagcttcaccccagaggtgtgttacgtacgctagaagatcgcctgtggaccgttttggtcgaaacccgtactaaCGATAATATCATGGTAAAGtgatcagaaaaaaaaaaatctctaccTACAATTTCAAGGAAATGACTATCAGCGCACACAGTTTTCTTATCGACACCCAAAGAAAGAATGATGTTTGgcttataaattacaaatttactttaacACTGACAGATTGACAATGACAGAATGAAATGTAAtgattgactttgacacattgactttgGCAGACAGACATTGACAGATTGACTGACTCATTGACAGATCGACTTTGGcacattgacattgacatatTTTCTTTGACTTATTGACcttgacagattgactttgacagattgactttgacagattgacgttgacagattgactttgacagattaactttgacacattgacatagacagattgactttgactgATGACCTTGATAGATTGACTTTAACACTGACAGATTGACGTTGACTGATTGACAATTACGGATTGACTTTGATAGATTTACTTTGACACATTGAGTTTGACCGATTGACATGTACAGATTGACCTTGACACAatgacagattgactttgacacttTGTCCACTCCTTAAGAATGGATAGGATACACTGGCGCGAAAATACCGACACACCAGGCCAGAACCCTATACTTTGTCCATATGCAGGAGGAAAATAAACTCCTGATGGACCAGGGATATGGTAAAGGagaagattaaatataaaaagtcaaAAGTCAAGTAATCACGAGTCAGTAGCAAGTTCATAGAAAAACGTTATATAGTTACTtacatattgaatatttatatctcTTAAAATATACGAAAGactaattaactatttaatttttctaattcggtaaataaataaacacaaattaatataaatattcaataaaagacTAACGCATCATCATAACCGACGTTCTCACTCCGTACCTGtagaaattttgcataaatgAAAATAGAGACATgaagtaagtaaaataaattatttacttacctgGAGTCTCTGGTATGAAATCCTCTTCAACACTGTAATCTTTGTTTGAGAAATCCTTAGCTTGTAATCTCTACGTTTTTTTGTACAAGTTTCATCGTAAGTTTTATTCCGACTATATTAtgacatgtttatttaatataagttataaaaaaaatatacattttttttcatttttagggAATCCTGGAGAAGTTCTTCGTTCTGTGAAGAGATGGATTTTAAGGGTGCTCGAACATAagtcatctttttataataattcatttacaaTTCAGGCTATTAAGCTCTGTAACGACCTTCCTTTAAATATTCAGGAGGCCAAAtccatacatatttttaaaaaaacttgtaaaagatcactttttgcctcaaatgccttatcaccaataatttcttttatttttattattttgtatttttcatttttgttttctttcttGTTGTTTGAGGACTTGTCGTTTTTATTAGTTCttattgtatatagtatgtattaatattatatacttgtaattttatgttttgataatataatttatttattgatatataatgtgtttttatatttacattaatttattagtttgttttaattatagattaatgttattttatttattattacagcaccacctacctTATACcctatgagttattacttacaccgctggttgcctggaagagattgcTATGTaccgataaggtcgccaaaattgtatgctacttatatttaggctgtatccttgttttgtatttttttcctctttgtggtgtacaataaagtataaagtaaagtatacaagaaataaaaaaagttttaatcatttattttctccatattttacttttttaaatgccTCTTTTTTTACAGCAGTATACACAGCGACTAACTCATCTGTACATGTAAGTGCGGCGCTAGTTTCCTCGAAATCtgttaatttagtattaagttCATTAAATAACCTGAGCTCCGGGTAATAAAAGACTAAAAACAAttggaataaattatttttctgtgGTAAAATGGAacctatatttttaagttagacCTCTACCATATCGATATATTATCGATGAAAACTGCATTCAATTCCatgcagtagtttttgcgtaaTGCGGGaacaacaaacagacagacaaaaattctgtTGCTTTAATAAAGACCCCCATTTTATTTTCTGTCAATATCTATTAATGAAGATTGtcctgttacaattttattatatgtataggaCAGATGCCTAAAGAATCAAGTTGGTACAGATATATTCCTttactgtttaaataaatataaaacaaataatgggTACCAAAGCACACTCATAATTTTAGACCATGTTACTTATACATATGCTGCTTCAGTGAGTATCGAGTCTTATCCTGAAATTCAATCAATTTCCAAACTTAACAATATTTGTAATCATAatcataaagtaaaataaatgaattcatATGTCCTTTTCATAATCATTTATTCTGCATCCATGTCAGCCTGAAGGCTGGTTATGGCCATTGCTATAGCGCCTTCTCTTGTAGCATTGCCTCCAATGAAACCAGTGCTGTGACAAAATATACAATCCTTGATACCCGCAACATCACTTAGGATCTCATCTCGAATGCCCCACCATTTTTTATGAAGAGCTTTTCtgaaaacaatacaattaatatgtaattgtattataaaagagATAACATGACAGAAAGGTATGGTTACAATTActttatacagttttttttattaaatgtatctaCCTTGCTAATATCAGCAATATAACTAAAATTCTCCtgcatttaaatcaaattatagcAATTACCAATAGAGCCTCACGCTTGGTTGGTACTCACTGACCAGCATGatagataaatatgtataaatataaaaaccttgTTATAAAGCTGCTAGGAGAGACCGGTATCGCTTGCACTCTCCATGATTTAGGTTTATCATTAAACACAACATACAAGACCTCCTGGCCCAAGCCCATTTCTTTTTCCAATTCAAACAGATGTTCTTTCCAAGGAAACCTCTCTTTGAATTCTACAATTTTACCAGATTCATGAACCTGATATCTTTCTTCCAATGAAGATTTTACATAATCTCTCGCAGGTAACCACacagacaaaaaataattgacattGTATAAGAATTCTTCACCAACAAGAGCTAATGCTTTTTGAAATGCATCCTCAATATTAGCTATGAGCTTAGAATTCCAATCGGGGTTTAGTCTATGTATACGAGCACTTAAGTGTGTACGTATATTGTATCTAGGTTCCTCATTAGTCATGGGTACCCCATTGTCTATAGCATCAATTTCTTCAATTAAATGttcatatacttttttatagatCAATTTCAAAACTTCCGGGGAAAGAGGGTGGTCCTTATTTACCAGTGACTGGATGACTTTCTCTCCATAAAATGCATACACAAGCCCAGCAGAACTTAATCTGAAacataaatgttacaattattgaaGGCATCTCTAAcacaaataaatagaataatattgttCTCTTCAGTGAATAGCCCATTGGCTGTATTTCATGAACTACCCAAGTGCGGAGTAGTTTAGTGAAGGCCACAGATACACTCTAATCCCTAAATACAATGGGACATCCACCCAACAGGACCAGACAGAAATCAGGCACAAGGCCGATAGCTTAACATGATCACTGTTTATCAAGAACAACACAAAaacttacttaattttatatttatctccaAGTTCAGGTCTTAAGGAACTTAATGATTCACTGAATTCTCGTTGATGGTGGTCGTAGCGTTTTTTCTCATGATTAAATTCGGCACCGACATCAACTACTATGTcacattgattaattttttcCAAGTCTCTTGTTCTGATGATCTCGGCGTCTTTAAACTCTGGAAGACGCTTAAGCAAGAAGCACGCCAAAACATCGTCACAATGAAAGACGCCGTCGTGAGTTCCAATCTGcaagtaataaataatgcattacGGATATATAAAACGATTACAAGCATTGcaaatcaaataaattcatactaaccttcattattttaaagaaattgttAAACCTTCGATTAGCGGTAAAATAATGTCGTTTACTGTACTTATAAAAAGAAGTGTGAACTCTATAAACAATATTCTTAAACATTAGGTGCTTTACTTGAATAATTACAAAGTTGGAAATACTAAGTTAAGTTTcgaagaaaaattataaattttgtcacATACACATCATCAAGCTGACATGGCATGATGGCATGCCGATGGTATGGACTGATGCTGATCACTGATTGGTGATTACTTGTTTGGTGATATCAATTGTTATTTGTTAGTATGACGGCGTAGACAGAGAAGCAAATAGACCAATGgtccgtgaaaccgcgattgagacagagatagtttgttaat
Coding sequences within:
- the LOC126776546 gene encoding uncharacterized protein LOC126776546, which gives rise to MSEKRRHLFDSNLFLTLDLLWAKEEVDPYYRARKINGEFYRNYEEQRQNPDKFYDYTRMSVETFDYILETIKSDLESGINPKRFRGISPEEKLYLTLEFLASGQPFKRLSLSFRMGKTTVANIVYSTCRAIWKNLVYLHMPKPTEDLLKKITEKYYEKWQFPNCIGAIDGKHCRLKNPKFAGSSHYNYKHFFSMHLQAVADADKRFICIEVGGRGKQSDAGTFHYSNLNHLLQSNNFNIPRPQYVPRSDTILPMVFIGDEGYPLKTYLMRPYPQSVLNAQNELFNKRLSRARKTIECAFGILRSKWHIFRSPIETNRCHARLLIKTCCLLHNIIRDKDGNNDIAYITVNTNQQRIQTRLQTNAHDYKQNIVLDKTSVLSSTIYT
- the LOC126776547 gene encoding MYG1 exonuclease; its protein translation is MFKNIVYRVHTSFYKYSKRHYFTANRRFNNFFKIMKIGTHDGVFHCDDVLACFLLKRLPEFKDAEIIRTRDLEKINQCDIVVDVGAEFNHEKKRYDHHQREFSESLSSLRPELGDKYKIKLSSAGLVYAFYGEKVIQSLVNKDHPLSPEVLKLIYKKVYEHLIEEIDAIDNGVPMTNEEPRYNIRTHLSARIHRLNPDWNSKLIANIEDAFQKALALVGEEFLYNVNYFLSVWLPARDYVKSSLEERYQVHESGKIVEFKERFPWKEHLFELEKEMGLGQEVLYVVFNDKPKSWRVQAIPVSPSSFITRKALHKKWWGIRDEILSDVAGIKDCIFCHSTGFIGGNATREGAIAMAITSLQADMDAE